From one Streptomyces sp. SCSIO 30461 genomic stretch:
- a CDS encoding nucleotidyltransferase domain-containing protein yields MTNQLDGMADMAARLTGVRGIHAVALGGSRARGAHRPDSDWDLGLYYRGTPDTAALAALAATFTGGPVEVAGPGGWGPWVDGGVWLTADGARVDWILRDLDRVESVWADCRVGRYEVGVQAGHPLGFWSPAYAGEVALCRVLADPSGELTALRTETAVYPEPLRQALVEAAWEADFSVAAAAKSVRGGDALHVSLCLSRAFGVLTQSMHAAHRTWLLNEKGALASASRLPNAPADFGDRAAAALRALDATAVADAARLVRDTRELLG; encoded by the coding sequence ATGACGAACCAGCTCGATGGCATGGCGGACATGGCGGCACGGCTCACCGGAGTGCGGGGCATTCACGCCGTCGCCCTCGGCGGCAGCCGGGCGCGCGGCGCGCACCGGCCGGACTCCGACTGGGATCTGGGTCTCTACTACAGGGGCACACCGGATACGGCGGCGTTGGCAGCGCTGGCCGCCACCTTCACCGGTGGCCCGGTGGAGGTGGCGGGCCCCGGCGGTTGGGGACCGTGGGTGGACGGCGGCGTGTGGCTCACGGCGGACGGCGCTCGAGTGGACTGGATCCTGCGGGATCTCGACCGAGTGGAGTCCGTCTGGGCGGACTGCCGTGTGGGCCGCTACGAGGTGGGCGTGCAGGCAGGGCACCCGCTGGGCTTCTGGTCACCGGCGTACGCGGGCGAGGTCGCGCTCTGCCGGGTACTCGCAGATCCCTCAGGTGAGTTGACCGCCCTTCGGACGGAGACGGCGGTGTATCCGGAGCCGCTGCGGCAGGCTCTGGTCGAAGCCGCCTGGGAGGCGGACTTCTCAGTGGCTGCGGCGGCCAAGTCGGTCCGTGGTGGGGACGCCTTGCATGTGTCGCTGTGCCTCTCCCGCGCCTTCGGCGTACTCACCCAGTCGATGCACGCGGCTCACCGCACCTGGCTGCTCAACGAGAAGGGCGCGCTGGCGAGCGCGTCCCGGCTACCGAACGCCCCCGCGGACTTCGGAGACCGGGCGGCAGCCGCACTGCGCGCCCTGGACGCGACGGCGGTCGCCGACGCGGCACGGCTGGTGCGGGATACCAGGGAGCTGCTCGGCTGA
- a CDS encoding NAD(P)/FAD-dependent oxidoreductase, which translates to MPSMLDTVVVGAGPNGLTAAAELARRGCSVAVFEARDTVGGGARTEELTLPGFRHDPCSAVHPLGIGSPAFKAMPLARYGLEWLHPPLPMAHPFDDGTAAVLSRSVAETAASFGPRDAGTYRRMVAPYLGKWDSLARDFMALPLTALPRDPLTLARFGVDGLPPATWLMRRFRDDRARALFAGLVGHVIAPLGGIATGAVGLVFALAAHAGGWPLPRGGSQSIADALAVYVRDLGGTVHTGTEIKRLDDLPPARAYVFDTSPTALARIAGLGRYYDAYRYGASVFKIDYALDGPVPWTADDPRRAGTVQIGPASRDIATALDQASGGRAPHTPFLITAQPSLVDPSRAPEGKHVFWVYGHAPNGWEGDLTDAIERQIERFAPGFRDRVLARATAGPPEMAARNANYVGGDIACGAARGLQLMLRPKLSLFPYSTPHPAVFLCSSATPPGPGVHGMSGHNAAKAVWRRLRAR; encoded by the coding sequence GTGCCGTCGATGCTCGATACCGTCGTCGTGGGCGCGGGGCCCAACGGGCTTACCGCCGCCGCCGAGTTGGCCCGCCGCGGGTGCTCGGTCGCGGTGTTCGAGGCCCGGGACACGGTGGGTGGGGGAGCCAGGACCGAAGAGCTCACCCTGCCCGGATTCCGCCATGACCCGTGCTCTGCCGTGCACCCGCTGGGCATCGGTTCCCCGGCTTTCAAAGCCATGCCGCTGGCGCGCTACGGGCTGGAGTGGCTGCATCCTCCGCTCCCCATGGCCCATCCGTTCGACGACGGCACGGCAGCGGTGCTGTCCCGGTCGGTCGCCGAGACCGCCGCCTCCTTCGGGCCGCGGGACGCCGGGACGTACCGCCGCATGGTCGCCCCCTATCTGGGGAAGTGGGACAGCCTCGCGCGGGACTTCATGGCACTGCCGCTGACCGCGCTGCCCCGCGACCCGCTCACGCTGGCGCGCTTCGGTGTCGACGGACTGCCACCGGCCACCTGGCTGATGCGGAGGTTCCGCGACGACCGCGCCCGGGCCCTCTTCGCCGGTCTCGTCGGGCATGTGATCGCCCCGCTGGGCGGCATCGCCACCGGCGCCGTCGGGCTGGTCTTCGCCCTCGCCGCCCATGCAGGCGGCTGGCCGCTGCCGCGCGGTGGCTCGCAGTCCATCGCGGACGCCCTCGCCGTCTATGTACGCGATCTCGGGGGGACCGTGCACACCGGCACCGAGATCAAGCGTCTCGATGACCTACCCCCCGCACGTGCCTATGTCTTCGACACCTCACCGACCGCGCTCGCCCGGATCGCGGGCCTGGGCCGCTACTACGACGCCTACCGGTACGGTGCGAGCGTCTTCAAGATCGATTACGCACTCGACGGCCCCGTGCCCTGGACCGCCGATGATCCCCGGAGAGCCGGGACGGTGCAGATCGGTCCAGCCAGCCGGGACATCGCCACCGCCCTGGACCAGGCATCGGGCGGCCGTGCCCCCCACACACCCTTCCTGATCACCGCGCAGCCCAGCCTGGTGGACCCGTCGCGTGCTCCTGAGGGCAAGCACGTCTTCTGGGTGTACGGCCACGCCCCGAACGGCTGGGAGGGCGACCTCACCGACGCGATCGAACGACAGATCGAGCGATTCGCGCCAGGTTTCCGTGACCGCGTACTCGCCAGGGCCACCGCGGGGCCGCCCGAGATGGCCGCACGCAATGCGAACTACGTGGGCGGCGACATCGCCTGCGGAGCCGCCCGCGGGCTCCAGTTGATGCTGCGCCCCAAGCTCTCCCTCTTCCCGTACTCGACGCCGCATCCCGCCGTGTTCCTGTGCTCGTCGGCGACCCCGCCGGGGCCGGGCGTCCACGGGATGTCCGGCCACAATGCCGCCAAGGCGGTGTGGCGGCGGCTGCGCGCACGATGA
- a CDS encoding O-acetyl-ADP-ribose deacetylase — protein sequence MSTAPVITLVQGDITEQQADVIVNAANSSLLGGGGVDGAIHRRGGPEILAECRKLRASHYGKGLPTGQAVSTTAGRLPARWVVHTVGPVHSRSEDRSELLASCYRESLRVADELGARTVAFPAVSTGIYGWPMEDGARIAVETVRGTPTSVEEVRFVLFDRQAYAAFELYAG from the coding sequence ATGAGTACCGCACCCGTGATCACCCTCGTCCAGGGCGACATCACCGAGCAGCAAGCCGACGTCATCGTCAACGCCGCGAACTCCTCGCTCCTCGGGGGTGGCGGGGTCGACGGCGCCATCCACCGGCGCGGAGGTCCCGAGATCCTGGCGGAGTGCCGAAAGCTGCGCGCCTCGCACTACGGCAAGGGCCTGCCGACCGGGCAGGCGGTCTCCACCACCGCGGGTCGGTTGCCCGCGCGCTGGGTGGTCCACACCGTGGGGCCGGTGCACAGCCGTAGCGAGGACCGCTCCGAGTTGCTCGCCTCCTGCTACCGCGAGTCCCTGCGGGTCGCCGATGAGCTCGGGGCGCGGACCGTCGCCTTCCCCGCCGTCTCCACCGGCATCTACGGCTGGCCGATGGAGGACGGCGCCAGAATCGCGGTGGAGACGGTGCGCGGCACGCCGACATCCGTCGAGGAGGTCCGCTTCGTGCTCTTCGACCGCCAGGCGTACGCGGCGTTCGAGCTGTACGCCGGCTGA
- a CDS encoding VOC family protein yields the protein MAGFVEGAPCWVDAMLPDLEAGRRFYGGLFGWTFEDSGEEFGSYHEARLEGRSAAGMFPVPSGQEPVAAWNLHFAAPDVASLADRVAAAGGKLVDGPTKVGDAGTQLLFTDPGGAVVGAWQEGARAGFAVQGEPGSFFWPEIYTRDKERVDPFYETVFGYAGQQVAEGAEFDFKLWTLPGQQYPVAGRLQMNEYYPPELPAHALVYFKVADTDAAVAKVRELGGTVTREPSDSPFGRSAHVVDDQGARFALMGPAAGGESH from the coding sequence ATGGCCGGTTTCGTTGAGGGCGCACCCTGCTGGGTGGATGCGATGCTTCCGGATCTGGAGGCGGGGCGGCGCTTCTACGGCGGGCTGTTCGGCTGGACGTTCGAAGACTCCGGGGAGGAGTTCGGCTCGTACCACGAGGCGCGGCTCGAGGGTAGGAGCGCGGCCGGGATGTTCCCGGTTCCGTCCGGCCAGGAGCCCGTCGCCGCCTGGAACCTGCATTTCGCGGCTCCCGATGTCGCGAGCCTCGCCGACCGGGTGGCGGCGGCGGGCGGAAAACTGGTCGACGGCCCCACCAAGGTCGGCGACGCGGGCACCCAGCTGCTGTTCACCGACCCGGGAGGTGCTGTCGTCGGGGCGTGGCAGGAGGGCGCCCGGGCAGGCTTCGCCGTGCAGGGCGAGCCCGGCTCGTTCTTCTGGCCCGAGATCTACACCCGCGACAAGGAGAGGGTCGATCCGTTCTACGAGACCGTCTTCGGGTACGCGGGGCAGCAGGTCGCCGAGGGTGCCGAGTTCGACTTCAAGCTCTGGACGCTGCCGGGGCAGCAGTACCCGGTCGCCGGGCGCCTGCAGATGAACGAGTACTACCCGCCGGAGCTTCCGGCCCACGCGCTGGTCTACTTCAAGGTCGCGGACACGGACGCCGCGGTGGCCAAGGTCCGGGAGCTGGGCGGCACAGTGACCCGCGAGCCGTCGGACAGCCCGTTCGGCCGGTCCGCCCACGTGGTGGACGACCAGGGGGCCCGGTTCGCGCTGATGGGCCCTGCCGCCGGGGGCGAATCGCACTGA
- a CDS encoding AlkA N-terminal domain-containing protein, translating to MHTDTERCVRAVQSKDARFDGWFFTAVLTTGIYCRPSCPAVPPKPANMVFHPSAAACQQAGFRACKRCRPDTSPGSPEWNARADTVARAMRLIQDGVVDREGVPGLAARLGYSTRQIERQLLAEVGAGPLALARAQRAQTARLLIETTALPMAEVAFSAGFSSIRSFNDTVREVFALSPSELRTRAARRGAAPAATPGVLALRLPFRAPLNPDNLFGHLAATGVPGVEEWRDGAYRRTLTLPHGHGIVSLAPRPDHIACRLSLTDPRDLTLAISRCRRLLDLDADPVAVDEQLRADPLMAPLVDKAPGRRVPRTVDAAEFAVRAVLGQQVSTAAARTHAARLVAAHGTPVDDPEGGLTHLFPEPRALAGLDPEALSFPRSRRTSLATLIGVLADSTLSLGVDSDWNEARARLGELPGFGPWTVEVIAMRALGDPDAFLPTDLGIRRAAAERGLPSSPAALTARATAWRPWRAYAVQYLWATGDHPVNRLPVR from the coding sequence ATGCACACCGACACCGAGCGCTGCGTACGGGCCGTACAGTCCAAGGACGCCAGATTCGACGGCTGGTTCTTCACCGCCGTCCTGACCACCGGGATCTACTGCCGGCCCAGCTGCCCGGCTGTTCCGCCCAAGCCCGCGAACATGGTGTTCCACCCCAGCGCCGCCGCCTGCCAGCAGGCAGGCTTCCGGGCCTGCAAGCGGTGCCGGCCCGACACCAGCCCGGGATCACCCGAGTGGAACGCACGTGCCGACACCGTCGCCCGGGCCATGCGGCTGATCCAGGACGGAGTGGTCGACCGCGAGGGCGTCCCCGGACTCGCTGCCCGTCTCGGATACTCGACCCGGCAGATCGAGCGGCAGCTGCTCGCCGAGGTCGGTGCGGGCCCACTCGCACTGGCGAGGGCGCAGCGTGCCCAGACCGCGCGGCTGCTCATCGAGACCACCGCGCTCCCCATGGCCGAAGTCGCCTTCTCGGCCGGCTTCTCCTCGATCCGCAGCTTCAACGACACCGTCCGCGAGGTCTTCGCGCTCTCTCCGAGCGAGCTGCGCACCCGGGCCGCCCGACGTGGCGCGGCACCCGCCGCGACCCCGGGTGTGCTCGCCCTGCGTCTGCCGTTCCGTGCTCCGCTGAACCCGGACAACCTGTTCGGGCACCTCGCCGCCACCGGGGTGCCGGGAGTGGAGGAGTGGCGGGACGGCGCGTACCGCCGCACGCTCACGCTGCCGCACGGGCACGGCATCGTCTCCCTGGCCCCGCGCCCGGACCACATCGCATGCCGGCTGTCCCTGACCGACCCACGCGACCTCACCCTCGCCATCAGCCGCTGCCGCCGCCTCCTCGACCTCGACGCCGACCCGGTCGCCGTGGACGAGCAGTTGCGCGCCGATCCGCTGATGGCACCGCTGGTCGACAAGGCGCCCGGCAGGCGGGTACCGCGTACCGTCGACGCGGCGGAGTTCGCCGTACGGGCCGTGCTGGGGCAGCAGGTCTCCACCGCCGCCGCACGGACGCACGCCGCACGGCTGGTCGCAGCCCACGGCACTCCCGTGGACGACCCCGAAGGCGGGCTCACCCACCTGTTCCCCGAGCCTCGGGCCCTCGCCGGCCTCGACCCCGAGGCCCTGAGCTTCCCACGCAGCCGCCGCACCAGCCTCGCCACACTGATCGGCGTGCTCGCCGACAGCACCCTGAGCCTCGGGGTCGACAGCGACTGGAACGAAGCCCGCGCCCGGCTCGGCGAGCTGCCCGGCTTTGGCCCCTGGACCGTCGAAGTCATCGCGATGCGCGCGCTCGGTGACCCCGACGCCTTCCTCCCGACCGACCTCGGAATCCGCCGCGCCGCCGCGGAGCGCGGCCTCCCGTCGTCCCCGGCGGCCCTGACCGCGCGCGCCACCGCCTGGCGCCCCTGGCGTGCCTACGCCGTCCAGTACCTGTGGGCGACCGGCGACCACCCGGTCAACCGTCTGCCCGTCCGCTGA
- a CDS encoding methylated-DNA--[protein]-cysteine S-methyltransferase has protein sequence MTRTHTLVDSPYGPLMLVATDSVLSGLYMTGQRHRPADETFGQPDSGPFGEVVRQLDAYFAGELTHFDLPLHLSGTPFQLSVWAQLRAIPYGETRSYGDLADALGNPGASRAVGLANGRNPIGIIVPCHRVIGASGSLTGYGGGLDRKQRLLAFERGAPDNTPLGRAGGGA, from the coding sequence ATGACCCGCACCCACACCCTGGTCGACAGCCCGTACGGCCCGCTCATGCTCGTCGCCACGGATTCCGTGTTGAGCGGCCTCTATATGACCGGCCAGCGGCACCGCCCCGCCGATGAGACCTTCGGACAGCCGGACTCCGGTCCCTTCGGCGAGGTCGTGCGCCAGCTCGACGCCTACTTCGCGGGCGAGCTGACGCACTTCGATCTGCCACTGCACCTGTCCGGCACCCCGTTCCAGCTCAGCGTCTGGGCCCAGCTCCGCGCCATCCCTTACGGCGAGACCCGCTCCTACGGCGACCTCGCCGACGCTCTCGGCAACCCCGGGGCATCGCGCGCCGTCGGGCTCGCCAACGGCAGGAACCCGATCGGCATCATCGTGCCCTGTCACCGCGTGATCGGGGCATCGGGCAGCCTCACCGGCTACGGCGGCGGACTCGACCGCAAGCAGCGGCTGCTGGCCTTCGAACGCGGAGCTCCGGACAACACGCCCCTAGGCCGTGCCGGAGGAGGCGCGTAG
- a CDS encoding Sir2 family NAD-dependent protein deacetylase yields the protein MTLVAILSGAGISTDSGIPDYRGPNGLWRRDPEAEKLVTYDYYMADPEIRRRSWRMRLDGPVLHAEPNIAHRAIAEFERGGSPVRVITQNVDGLHQLAGVSARKVFELHGTARTVVCTRCHARSPMADALERVRAGEADPPCTACGGILKSATVMFGQPLDPVVLGEAMGIAKACEVFIAVGTSLQVQPAASLAGIAVEHGGRLIVMNADPTPYDELADEIVREPIGTALPSLLERLRASSGTA from the coding sequence ATGACGCTCGTGGCGATCCTCAGCGGTGCCGGTATCTCGACGGACTCCGGCATTCCCGACTACCGCGGGCCGAACGGGCTGTGGCGGCGCGACCCGGAAGCCGAGAAGCTGGTCACCTACGACTACTACATGGCCGATCCGGAGATCCGGCGCCGCTCCTGGCGCATGCGCCTCGACGGTCCGGTGCTGCATGCCGAGCCGAACATCGCCCACCGCGCCATCGCCGAGTTCGAGCGCGGTGGGAGCCCGGTCCGAGTGATCACCCAGAACGTCGACGGGCTGCACCAGTTGGCCGGGGTGTCCGCCCGCAAGGTCTTCGAACTGCACGGCACCGCCCGGACGGTGGTGTGCACCCGCTGCCATGCCCGTTCGCCGATGGCGGACGCCCTGGAGCGGGTGCGGGCGGGCGAGGCCGATCCGCCCTGCACGGCATGCGGCGGAATCCTCAAGTCCGCGACAGTGATGTTCGGTCAGCCGCTCGATCCGGTGGTGCTGGGCGAGGCGATGGGAATCGCCAAGGCGTGCGAGGTCTTCATCGCCGTGGGCACGAGCCTTCAGGTGCAGCCCGCCGCGTCACTCGCGGGGATCGCGGTCGAGCACGGGGGCCGACTGATCGTGATGAACGCCGACCCCACCCCGTACGACGAGCTCGCCGACGAAATCGTCCGCGAGCCCATCGGCACGGCGTTGCCTTCGCTGCTGGAGCGGCTACGCGCCTCCTCCGGCACGGCCTAG
- a CDS encoding glycerate kinase, whose product MTNGAVTAARVLVAADKFKGSLTAVQVAERVTAGLRRVVPGLVVETLPVADGGDGTVAAAVAAGFERREVAVTGPLGEPLTAAYALRGTTAVVEMAEASGLQHLPDGVFAPLTATTYGSGELLRAVLDAGARTIVFGVGGSATTDGGAGMLAALGARFLDADGRPIGPGGGALGDLVTADLSGLDARFGDVELVLASDVDNPLTGPKGAPAVFGPQKGATPGDVAALDEALAHYASVLGPEAAEAPGAGAAGGIGYGALVALGAGFRPGIEVMLDILGFGSALDRATLVITGEGSLDEQTLHGKAPAGVAAAARAAGKDVVAVCGRLALTQEALSAAGIARAYPLLDLEPDPALCMAQAGPLLERAAENIARDFLPAGEGPT is encoded by the coding sequence GTGACGAACGGAGCAGTTACCGCCGCGCGCGTTCTCGTCGCGGCGGACAAGTTCAAAGGCTCACTCACGGCCGTGCAGGTCGCCGAGCGGGTGACCGCGGGGCTACGGCGGGTGGTTCCCGGGCTCGTGGTGGAGACCCTCCCGGTCGCCGACGGCGGCGACGGCACTGTGGCGGCCGCGGTCGCGGCGGGCTTCGAGCGCCGAGAAGTGGCGGTGACCGGTCCGCTCGGCGAGCCGCTGACGGCGGCGTACGCCCTGCGCGGCACCACAGCGGTGGTCGAGATGGCGGAGGCGTCCGGGCTCCAACATCTGCCCGACGGCGTTTTCGCGCCGCTCACCGCGACGACCTACGGATCGGGCGAGCTGCTCCGCGCGGTGCTCGACGCCGGGGCACGGACGATCGTCTTCGGGGTAGGCGGCAGCGCCACGACGGACGGCGGGGCCGGGATGCTCGCCGCTCTGGGCGCTCGATTCCTGGACGCCGACGGCAGGCCGATCGGGCCGGGCGGCGGTGCCCTGGGTGATCTGGTGACCGCGGATCTGTCCGGTCTCGACGCCCGCTTCGGGGACGTCGAGCTCGTTCTCGCCAGCGATGTGGACAACCCGCTGACCGGGCCGAAGGGCGCGCCCGCGGTCTTCGGCCCGCAGAAGGGCGCGACCCCGGGGGATGTCGCCGCACTCGACGAGGCGCTGGCCCACTACGCGTCGGTGCTCGGACCCGAGGCGGCGGAAGCGCCGGGCGCGGGAGCGGCCGGGGGAATCGGATACGGGGCTCTGGTGGCACTCGGTGCGGGGTTTCGGCCCGGCATCGAGGTGATGCTCGACATCCTGGGCTTCGGCAGCGCCCTGGACAGGGCGACTCTGGTGATCACCGGCGAAGGCTCCCTGGACGAGCAGACCCTCCACGGCAAGGCCCCGGCCGGCGTGGCGGCGGCGGCGCGCGCCGCGGGCAAGGACGTCGTCGCGGTCTGCGGCCGACTGGCGCTCACCCAGGAGGCACTGAGCGCGGCCGGTATCGCCCGTGCCTATCCGCTGCTGGACCTGGAGCCCGACCCGGCGCTCTGCATGGCGCAGGCGGGCCCCCTGCTGGAACGCGCGGCCGAGAACATCGCGCGGGACTTCCTGCCGGCGGGCGAAGGGCCGACCTGA
- a CDS encoding SAM-dependent methyltransferase, translated as MQRESWRPDAIDTNVPSVARMYDYLLGGDDNYQSDRDACVELLKQVPSTKVLAVNNRRFLRRVVRTLATDYGVRQFIDHGSGLPTQDNVHQVAQAVDPQSRVVYVDNDPIVLAHGRALLEENDRTAVIQADMRDTEEIFGHEETTRLIDFSQPVAALFVSVMHCIPDESDPAALVRGVAERLLPGSFLVVCQLVSERPEIRKFVTDFMAEATGGHWGRVREEHEVTAYFDGLEILKPGLVEVSTWRPDNDLAPVQQTDEWIEWGGVGRLV; from the coding sequence ATGCAACGCGAGTCGTGGCGCCCGGACGCCATCGACACCAACGTGCCGAGCGTGGCACGGATGTACGACTACCTCCTGGGAGGTGACGACAACTACCAGTCCGACCGGGACGCTTGTGTCGAACTGCTCAAACAGGTCCCCAGCACCAAGGTGCTCGCCGTCAACAACCGCCGATTCCTCCGGCGCGTCGTGAGGACGCTGGCCACCGACTACGGCGTGCGGCAGTTCATCGACCACGGTTCAGGACTGCCGACCCAGGACAACGTGCACCAGGTCGCCCAGGCCGTCGACCCGCAGTCGCGTGTGGTCTACGTCGACAACGATCCGATCGTTCTGGCGCACGGCCGTGCACTGCTTGAGGAGAACGACCGAACCGCCGTCATCCAGGCCGACATGCGGGACACCGAGGAAATCTTCGGCCATGAGGAGACGACCCGGCTCATAGACTTCAGCCAGCCGGTCGCCGCCCTGTTCGTCTCGGTGATGCACTGCATTCCGGACGAGTCCGATCCGGCCGCCCTGGTGCGCGGGGTCGCTGAACGGCTGCTACCCGGAAGCTTCCTGGTGGTGTGTCAGCTCGTCAGTGAACGGCCCGAGATCCGCAAGTTCGTGACCGACTTCATGGCCGAGGCGACAGGCGGGCACTGGGGCAGAGTGCGTGAGGAGCACGAGGTCACGGCGTACTTCGACGGTCTGGAGATCCTGAAGCCCGGGCTGGTCGAGGTGTCCACCTGGCGTCCGGACAACGATCTCGCCCCGGTGCAGCAGACGGACGAGTGGATCGAGTGGGGCGGCGTCGGCCGACTCGTGTAG
- a CDS encoding helix-turn-helix transcriptional regulator codes for MAAAEPSTPLFMSPLGAVEGNPTALKLILGGKLRELRVNAKLDPSAVDTRLGFSRSKTSRLELGRHGCKPPDALALLNLYGVRDEVRVAEFLRLVEQSRRPDWWHSFSDVLSDFFTPLVALEGAASTIRTYEPFYVPGLLQTEEYAQAVIQSGPSRLYAHEVGRRVDLRRERQRQLAQPDGPRLWAVIDESVLMRTVGGPEVMRDQLNHLIEMTEQPRITLQVAPLAVTASVGVGTGLTYLRFALRDLKDAVYIEHLTDSTFSQKPQVVEQYRDMMDRLGACALTPRETRALVEERLDAL; via the coding sequence ATGGCCGCAGCAGAACCGAGCACGCCGTTGTTCATGAGTCCGCTGGGAGCGGTCGAGGGCAACCCGACCGCTCTGAAGCTGATCCTGGGCGGAAAGCTACGCGAACTCCGCGTCAACGCGAAGCTCGACCCCTCTGCTGTCGACACCCGTCTCGGCTTCTCACGCTCCAAGACCAGCCGCCTGGAACTCGGACGCCACGGCTGCAAGCCCCCCGACGCGCTCGCCCTGTTGAACCTCTACGGGGTGCGCGACGAGGTCCGTGTCGCCGAGTTCCTGCGCCTGGTGGAGCAGTCACGTAGGCCGGACTGGTGGCACTCCTTCAGCGACGTCCTGTCCGACTTCTTCACGCCCCTGGTCGCGCTGGAGGGGGCGGCATCGACGATCCGTACCTACGAGCCCTTCTACGTACCGGGACTCCTCCAGACCGAGGAGTACGCACAGGCGGTGATCCAGTCCGGCCCATCCAGGCTGTACGCGCACGAGGTGGGTCGCCGGGTCGATCTGCGCCGGGAACGCCAGCGGCAGCTGGCACAGCCGGACGGCCCACGACTGTGGGCGGTGATCGACGAGTCCGTGCTGATGCGCACGGTCGGCGGACCTGAGGTCATGCGGGATCAGCTCAACCACCTGATAGAGATGACGGAGCAGCCCCGGATCACCTTGCAGGTGGCCCCGCTGGCGGTCACGGCGTCGGTCGGCGTGGGCACGGGGCTGACGTATCTGCGTTTCGCCTTGCGGGACTTGAAGGACGCCGTCTATATCGAGCACCTGACGGACAGCACCTTCAGCCAGAAACCGCAGGTCGTGGAGCAGTACCGCGACATGATGGACCGACTCGGAGCATGCGCGCTCACCCCCAGGGAGACGCGGGCGCTCGTCGAGGAGCGGCTCGACGCCCTGTGA
- a CDS encoding DUF397 domain-containing protein, translated as MEFSNGMRADALTSATWIKSSHSNATGNCVELAALPDGGVAMRNSRDPHGPALIYTRDEVAAFVAGARDGDFDAMIV; from the coding sequence ATGGAGTTCTCCAATGGGATGCGAGCGGACGCATTGACGTCAGCCACCTGGATCAAGAGCAGTCACAGCAACGCCACCGGCAACTGCGTGGAGCTGGCCGCACTCCCCGACGGCGGCGTCGCGATGCGCAACTCCCGCGATCCGCACGGGCCGGCGCTGATCTATACGCGCGACGAAGTCGCCGCCTTCGTCGCGGGGGCCCGGGATGGCGACTTCGACGCCATGATTGTCTGA